From Carassius auratus strain Wakin chromosome 1, ASM336829v1, whole genome shotgun sequence, the proteins below share one genomic window:
- the LOC113075731 gene encoding alpha-2-macroglobulin receptor-associated protein-like translates to MKMQLIILISLFVIGAMAGKYSKEMNEQQASDKNNNQVEFRIAKLNQVWEKAIRMQLAPVRLSELHSDLKIQEKDELQWKKLKAEGLDEDGEREAKLRRNFNIILAKYGMDGKKDTRALDSNRLKDHDVKDGDTFDDPRLDKLWNKAKTSGKFSDEELQTLQREFHHHKDKLNEYNIVMDTVSRTEEIHKNVISPLEGDTKEHVLHQKHSDLKQRMRDLNQGFERLRKITHEGYSADSEFKEPRVIELWEMAKRSNLTEVELDSLKEELRHFETKVEKHQHYQEQLELSHQKLKHVEALGDKEHITRNKEKYNALAEKAREMGYKMKKHLQDLTNKISQNGLQHNEL, encoded by the exons ATGAAAATGCAGCTCATAATTTTGATTTCTTTGTTTGTTATCGGAGCAATGGCGGGGAAGTACTCAAAAGAAATGAATGAACAACAGgcatctgataaaaacaacaatcaAGTGGAATTCAGGATTGCCAAACTAAACCAGGTTTGGGAAAAGGCGATAAGA ATGCAGCTTGCACCGGTGCGGCTCTCAGAACTGCACAGTGACTTGAAGATCCAGGAGAAAGATGAACTTCAGTGGAAAAAACTGAAAGCAGAAGGGTTGGATGAGGATGGAGAAAGAGAAGCCAAGCTCAGACGCAATTTTAATA TTATTCTAGCAAAGTATGGAATGGATGGGAAAAAAGACACCCGGGCATTGGACAGCAACAGACTTAAAGATCATGATGTTAAAGATGGAGATACATTTGATGACCCGAGGCTGGACAAGCTGTGGAACAAG GCCAAGACTTCTGGCAAGTTCTCTGACGAGGAGCTCCAGACCTTGCAGAGAGAATTCCATCACCACAAAGACAAACTCAATGAGTATAACATTGTCATGGACACTGTCAGCCGGACCGAAG AGATCCATAAGAACGTAATCAGTCCTCTGGAGGGTGACACGAAGGAACATGTTCTCCATCAGAAACATTCAGATCTGAAGCAGAGAATGAGGGACCTTAACCAGGGCTTTGAACGACTCCGCAAGATCACCCATGAGGGTTACAGTGCTGACAGTG AATTTAAGGAGCCAAGAGTCATAGAACTTTGGGAGATGGCAAAAAGATCTAATCTGACTGAAGTCGAACTTGACTCTCTTAAA GAGGAACTTAGACACTTTGAAACAAAGGTTGAGAAGCACCAGCACTATCAGGAGCAGCTGGAACTGTCTCATCAGAAACTGAAGCATGTGGAGGCTTTGGGAGACAAAGAACACATAACGAGAAACAAAGAGAAATACAATGCTCTTGCTGAGAAAGCACGAGAAATGGGATACAAG atgaaGAAACACTTGCAGGACTTGACGAATAAGATTTCCCAAAATGGACTGCAACACAATGAACTCTGa